Part of the Listeria innocua genome is shown below.
TTACTGCTGTACTCACACCACTCAGAAGCATATCGCGAAAAGTTTCTTGCAAGGTTAGACTGTCTGGCGTCGTATTTTTTGTTTCTAAAATTTCATCGCCAATTTTACGATACATCGTACCAATCAAGCCAGTTTGCTCGCCGTTTTCGCGAACAATTTGTTCTACTAAATGGCTAACGGTTGTTTTACCATTTGTCCCTGTAATCCCAACTAGTTTTAACGCTTGGGTTGGAGAACCATAAAAGTAATCCGCTAGCATTGCCATTGCTCGTTTAGAATCTCTAACATAAAGAACTGGCACGGAAACATCTAATTGTTTTTCAGCGATAATTGCTACTGCACCAAGCTGAACGGCACGGTCAGCAAACTGATGTCCGTCCACTATTTCTCCATCTATACAAATAAATAAGGTACCTGGTTGTACTTTTCTACTATCTTGCGCAATTTGGTTAACTTCAATTGCTGCACTTGCTTCTCCAGTATAGACCGGGATAGCTTGCATTAGTTCTTTTAACTTCATTCTTGCCATCTCCTCAAACTTATTCTTTCTGTTAGTTTTGCTAAAATCAAAAAGAATCCTTTTCTATCTTAGCAAAAACAACAAAGTATATCTACCACGACTAAAGACATAGATTGCTTTTAAAGTTAGAAGTATGCCACTTTACTCAGCTGACATACTTCTATCTTCCTATTATTCATTCAATAAATCACCTATACCTGCATTTTCTCGGATGTCTGTCGCTTTTTTATTTTGCTCCGCTGTATCTTGGTCATGATTTTGGTTGAAATCACCAATTTGTTCTGGCGAGGCGAGTGTTATTTCCATTTTCGTTTCACTATTGATTACGCTACCTGCCGAAACGCTTTGACTTTTCACATAACCATTTCCACTAAACTCAAAAGGAATACCAGTGATTTCTGAGACTTTTAGCGCGTCAACTTTCGACCAATTCACCATATCTGGAGCAGTCATATCTCCATCAGTCATCAGAATTACTTTTTGTCCTTGCATAATTTCGCTATTTGCTAGCGGAAGTTGTTGAACAATTTTTTTGCCATTACCAACAACTACTGGTTCAAGCCCTTTGTCTTGTACAGCTTTTTTAGCTTCGTCTACTGTTTTTTCAGCTACAACAGGAACTTTTTCACTAGCTAGTTTTTCAACATCGCCCGGTTTAATGTTCATGTATTGTAAGCTGTTTTTCATTACAGGATTAAATACTTCGGAAACTGCTTCCCCACCTGTTTGGCTACCAGATAGTTGCGGTTGTTGCATAGTCACATATATCACGAGTTCGGGATTATCAGCAGGTGCCATTCCTAAGAAAGAAAAAATATAATTTTCTGCCCCAGTCATGTACTTACCTGTTTTTGAATCTGGAATTTGTGATGTTCCTGTTTTACCAGCTACATCATAACCAGGAATCGCATATAGTTTACCTGTTCCGTTTCGACCGCTAATAACATTTTTTAGTTCATCTCGAGTTTTCTTAGCTGTTTCGGCGCTGATTGGTTTTCCAGCGATTTTGGTTTTTGTTTCTGTCTCTTCTCCAGTATTCGTATCTTTGACGCTTGAAACCACATAAGGCTCTTTCATCGTGCCGTCACTTGCAATAGCAGATGCGGCTTGAATCATTTGCATCATCGAAACTGTTGTACCTTGACCGAAGACAGTCGTTACTTTTTCAATCGGGTAGTTATAAAGAATTTTTCCTTTTGTTTCATTTGGTAAAGCAATGCCTGTTTTCTTGCCAAAACCAAATTTATCTAAATAGGTTTTAAATGTATCAGTACCCATTTTGTTTAGGAGTTTAGCGAACGCAACGTTACTAGAACGTTCTACGCCTTCGCGGTATGGAATCGAGCCCCATCCATTCCCATTATTATGGTCATGAATTGCGATATCGCCAACTTTATAGGAACCTGATTGATAGTATTCGTTTGGATTATAAACGTTTTTATCAATAGCAGATGCTAAAGAGATAATTTTCATTACGGAACCTGGTTCATAAGCATATTCCACTGGTAAATCTTGCCAAATGCTTGAACTGTTTCCAGTAATTGTCGACCTGTCAGCTGGATTAAATGAAGGACGTTGACTAATTGCCAAAATCTCTCCTGTTTTCGGATCTGCAACTACGGCCATCATATTTTTTGGTTTATATTTTGCATCGACAGTTGTCATTGTATCTTCTAAAAAGGTTTGGATTTTTTTGTCCAATGTTAAGGTAATATCCTTACCGTCTTTTGCTTCTGTTACTTTGTTTTTTGAGTCAGGCAAAATATAGCCCATTCGGTCGGTGCTATAATCGATTTTCCCATTTTTGCCTGTTAGTATATCGTTATAGCTGGATTCAATTCCCATTTTACCTTCTAATTTGGTAGTGTTTTTTTCTTCTTCTTGTTGTGCAAAGCCGATTAATTGTGTCGCGAAAGTACCATTAGGATAGAAACGTTCTGATTGACGAGTAAACTCAATACCTGGTAAATTTTCTTTGTCGATTTTAGCTTTTGTTTCTGTAGAAATATTTTTTCCCGCAGAGCCAAATTCAACTTGGTATTTACCTTTTTCATTGAGTTTATCTAGAATATCAGATTCGTCCATAGGAATATATTTTGCAAGAATACGAGCTGTTTTTTCTTCATCAACTACTCGCATCGGATTTTTCGTTGTTTTGGATAATTTTTCACTAACTACCGCTGCAATCGTGTAAGAAGCCGTATCCTCTGCTAACACTTCTCCTTTTCGATCTAAAATGGAGCCGCGTTTTGCTTCGAGAACACTGCTTTTTAAATGTTGTTTAGATGCTTTAGCTGCTAGCGGAACCCCATTTGCTTCTCCCGTAATTTGCAAATAAAGAAAACGGCCAGAAACTAAGAGAAAGAGAATAGTGAAAAAGATAAAAAGCACTAAAGCTCCCCTTCTCATGTTACCTATACGCCGTTTCATTGACCATCTACCACTTTCACATTATCGCCATCAAGTTTTAACCCTTTTTCTTTAGCGATTTTCAAAATACGTTCATATCTTCCTAAATCTTTTACTTCTACTTTTAAGTCTTCATTTGATTTTTGTTGTTCGAGAATTTTTGTTTCTTTTGTTTGAATTTCTTGGTTCACTGTATAAATTTGAGCTTGTACACTGATGATTCGAAAAGCAACAACTAAAACAATCGCAAGCGCAATCGTGATGATTACTTTTTCTCCAAGTGTCATTTGACCACGTTTTAGGATTTGTTTTTTAGGTTGTTCCGCTTCTCTATGTACTCTATTTGGCTCGAGATTTGATTTATAGGCGACATTGCTCACATTTTTTCAACTCCTGCTATTTAATAATTTTTTCGATTACACGTAATTTTGCAGAACGTGCTCGGTTGTTTTGTTCCAGTTCCTCTTCACTTGGTACGATTGGCTTTCTTGTAGCAAGTTTGAAATCTGGTTTATATTCATCTGGAATGACTGGAAGACCTGGTGGTAAATCTGGTCCTTTTGTCGCTTCTTGGAATAAGTGTTTTGTTATGCGGTCTTCTAATGAATGAAACGTGATTACGCTAATTCTGCCGCCTGGTTTTAATAATGTTAAGGCATTTTCAAGAGAATCTTCTACCGCACCAAGTTCATCGTTAACGGCAATTCGGATTGCTTGAAAAGTACGTTTCCCTGGATGTCCGCCTTTTCTTCTTGCTGGCGCCGGGATAGCTGTTTTGATGATGTCTACTAGTTCGCCGGTTGTTTCAATAGGTTTTACTTCACGACGACGTTCGATTTCACGAGCAATTTGTTTAGAGAATTTTTCTTCGCCGTATTGGAAAAAGATGCGAATCAAGTCTTGGTAAGACCATTCGTTAACAACTTTTTTCGCCGTCAGTTCTTGCTCTTGATCCATACGCATATCAAGTGCTGCATCTTGGTGATAACTAAAGCCGCGTTCTCTTTCGTCTAATTGAGGGGAAGAAACACCTAAATCATATAAAATCCCATCAACCGCTTCAATTCCGCGCTCGTTCAAAGCTTCTTTCATATAGCGGAAATTTGATTTAATAAAAGTTACTCTATCGCTATATTCTGCTAGTTTAATTTTTGCATTATCAATTGCTGTTTGATCTTGGTCAAAAGCAAATAAGTGCCCTTGTTCATTAAGCTTATTTAGTAAATACTCTGAGTGACCTGCGCCGCCAAGTGTTGCATCGACATAGATTCCGTCTGGTTTTACTTCAAGCATATCGACTGTTTCATGTAGTAATACGGTTTCGTGCTTAAACATGCAAATTCCCCCTTAAATATCAAAGCCAATCATATTTTCAGCTAAATCAGCAAAGGACTCTTCTGCCTCGTTAAAGACATTATCCCACTCTGATTTACTCCAAATTTCAATACGACTTGAAACCCCGATAATTACTGTTTCTTTTTCCAAATCCGCATACTGTAGTAAGTTGGATGGAATGTTTATCCGGCCTTGTTTGTCTAGTTCGCATTCAGACGCACCGGAAAAGAAGAAACGTGTAAAGGAACGAGCATCTTTTTTAGTAAGTGGTAAGGTTTGGAGCTTTTCTTCAAGCTTTTTCCATTCCTCTTGTGGATAAGCAAATAAACACTTATCAAGTCCTCGGGTTATAACAAAATTATCCCCCAAAAGCTCACGGAATTTAGCTGGCACAATTAATCTGCCCTTTATATCGATGTTATGTTGATATTCTCCCATGAACATTAGACTTCACCCACTTTCCTAAATACCACTTTACCACATCTCCCCACTTCGCACCACCCAAAACCTAAAAAAGTGTAAAAAAAAATCACTCTACTATTTAAGCAGAATGATCAAACCCTTATTTAAAGCCATTTTAACTACAATTCCTTTTTAAAAATGATTGTGGGGCCGGGTGGAGGGATTCCCCACTTCTCACCCAAAAACTATTTTGCTAATACTTTTTTCCAGCCCGATTTTAATGCAGCCGCGGAAAAAATAATACTTAAAACCCCAAGTAAAATCGTAAAAGTCGCCATACCATACTTACCAATAAAAGGTGCAAATACAAGGCTCACTGAACCAATCATTTTACCAATTTGGAAAATAATACCATTAAACGCCATATATGCCCCGCGTCTGTCATCGTCCACAATTGCTGCTAAAATCGTTTGACGCGTAGGCACGTAAAGCAACTCTCCAATAGAAAGAACTGCCGTCGCTAGTAGTAAAACGGCTAGATTATTCGCAAAGGCACACACCGCAAAACCTATAGCAAATAAAGTAAACCCAACGTACATAATAGGTTGTTGCGCTCTTTTTGTTACGAACCTTGCAACCGGAACTGTGAAAAGAACGATAAACAAAGTATTCACTGCCGTTAAAACGCTGACTATTTGTACGCCATTTAGTGTAATGTTGCCGAGTGGGCCGAAATGAACGAGCAAAGCCTGAAAATCTTCAGCTAAACGTACGGAAATATAATTGCTCCGTTGAAATTCAATCGACATAACTGCAATTCCACCAAGAGTATATAGAAGAAAACGGTAATCATGTAACACTTGCCCATAATTTTTAAGCATTCCTACTAACCCGTAAGACCCTTTTTTTAATACTGCTTTTTGCTTTAAGGTTTCTGAAATCAAGCTTATAGTAAGCCATGCAGTGACGAATGACATAATGAAGAGCGCAACGAGTAACGGAAATAAGTAATCGACGAAAAACCAACCACCTACAATAATCCCTATCATCATAGATAAATTATTTGCCCAGTAACTAACCGAATACATAAAAGAACGATTTTCCGGCGTACTTACATCAATCAACATCGCTTCTCCAGCAGGATTTATGAGTCCTTGCGCCACACCAATTAGAAGTAGCATCACAAACGTTATCCATGGTGAATGGAAAATCGGTGAATTACAAAGCACCATTCCTAGAAAGGCAAATACTTTAAGAAGTTCCCCTGCCACCATCAGTTTTTTACGACCAATAATATCCGCCAAATGCCCGCCATACATACCCGCAAGAAACTGCGCCAATACGTTAATCATCAAGAGAATTCCCGCGACCTTACTATTAATTTCCATTGAAAAATAAATTGCCATAAAAGGAAAAATCATTGACCCGATTATTTTACTTAAAAATTGAATCAATATCCGCGCACGAATATTTGGATGTAACTCTTTAAACATGGAATCCCCTCCATTGCAATTTTTCTGACTTCTCTGTTAGTATAAAAGGGAAACAGAAAGATAAAAAGGGTATTTAAAAACAGAAATTGTCCCCTTTTAGATTGGAGCTGGCTTATGGACAAAGATTATTTCACTATGCGCGCGCATTTATATGAACAAACTACAGATTTAGAAGTACCTTTTAAACTAAATAATTTAGCAGATATTTGGTTTTGTACTACTAAAAATGCCAAGCGAAAATTGCAGCAATACCAATCAAAGGACATGCTCACTTATTTACCGGGGCTTGGTCGCGGAAATGTTTCACGGCTTATTTTTCCGAAACAATTAGAAGATGAAGTTCTGGAAGTTTTGGAGCAAAGTTTAGCAAAAGATGCATTTAGCGATATATTATTTCTACTACAATTACCAATACCAAAAAGTTGGTTTTCGAGTATATCTACTGAAATTCAGCACATGTTTGGTTTACAAGTAACAGAAAATCAGCAAGAAATACTCCGCTCTATTGTCCGGCGTAAACTTACTACGCTTGATCCGCTGCAAACCTCTGTTTCAATGGAAGCTTTTTTAATTACACAAATCAGTGATACTCTTATAAAATATGATGAACAAAAAAAGACTATCATTCCCCATATTGCCCATAATTGGAAAGTTTCCGATGATTACACAGAATGGACTTTTTATTTACGCAAAAGTGTTTTATTTCATCATGGGCGTATGCTTGATAGTGAAGACGTCAAGCACACCCTACTCCGTTCGAAGGAAACAAATTCGGTAAGCGCCTGGCAACTAAAATCAATTAAAGCAATTCAATGTGGAAATAAATTTACCATTACGATTTATTTAAACAAGCCAGATCCTTTTTTTATTCGCTATTTATGTACTGCCAATATGGCGATTTTGCCACGCGACGTGGTTTTCAATGAGTACAAATGGATTTCAACGGGGCCTTTTCGGATAGTTGAGCGAAATGATGAACGTCTAGTTTTAGAAGCATTTGACGCTTATTTTTTAGAACGCCCTCTTCTTGACCGAGTAGAATTTTGGACAGCTCAAACTGGAGACACTTTAACAAACATTCCGATGCAGTTTACTTCCGTTGATTACGAGGAAAATAAAGCTTATGTTGAACGTCGCAAACTAGGTGTCGGTGTCAACTTTATTTGCTTTAATACCCATCGGCAAGGCGTCCCGCAACATCCAGCTTTTCGCGAAGCAATTTATCAACTAATAGATTGCCAAATAGCTAGTGAGCAAGGTTTCGAAAATTACGGCACAATCGCTTCGAATTACTTTCCAGAAAAATCGATTGCTCCTATTAAAAACCCTGACAAAATTGCCGACTTATTAAAAGAAGCAAATTACCAAGGAGAAAAAGTCATATTTGCAACAACACAGCATCCTACCGCTTTAAAAGAATCGAAATGGATTCGCGACCGGGCGGCACAATTCGGAATTACGCTTGAGCAAAAAATCATAACTCATCATGAAGCTTCTTATTCAAATGTACCAAAAGAGGAAACGGACTTGATGATGATGGGAGAAATTCCAGCTTCTGATAACGAGATGGCTTATTTGGATTTCTTAAATAACCCTTACCTTTTACCACAACAGCTACTTAATCCAAGTATTCTCCTCGAACTTTCGAAAAAATTAGATGCAATGAAATTAGAAAAAAGCGCCTCCAAAAGAGACGCTTTGCAAACGAATATCGATCGTTATCTAACCGAAAATAACTATTTAATTTATTTACATCATCCAGAAAAAAGCCAATCGCTCCATTCCATGATAAAAGGTATTGCAGAAAATCCATATGGCTACTTTGATTTAAGTAAAGTATGGATTGAAACAAAACCGCTTAAAAAAGTAAAATCAAACTATAAATAATGCCATATAAATAAAAAACGACATATAGTAAGGCGAAAATGAAGAAACAAAGTCTCCAGTAACCACGAAGGATTTTGCGAAACTGAATCTCGCCTTCTTTTTTTGCAGCTAACACCACAATAACGATGCCTAAGATAAATAAAAACAACAAAATATAAAGTAAAAACGAACGGTTAAAGATAACAATCATAAAAAAGTGTACCGCGATAATTAAGAAAATTGTCGATAAATCCGCTGCCAACATAATTCTCCGTTGCGGTTTCCGAAATTTAAAACGCGCTAAAAACAAAGTAAGTACAAATACCACTACGGGTAAAATAATAATAATAGCAGTTGAATTAGTTAGCCAATCAAACATGACGTTCTCCTTCCAATCCTTTAATAATCTGGTAAAGTGTCCGAAGTGTAGGAAGGGAAGTTTCTGTTTGGTCCCCTTTTTCTAAAATTGGTAGCACAATCCCATCAATTTCTGTCATACGTTCATTCATACAGTCAAGTGCCATCGAAGAAAAGTTAAGCGCAGTCGTTCGGCAAATCGTCTCGACTTTCTCTAATGCATTTTCTATCGGTAAGACAGTTTCAACTTCATTTACTACCCTTATTAACAAACGATGCCATTCTTGATTTTCTAAAAGTTTCCCATTTTGAACACCAAGTACCGCTGTTAAAGGGTTAATCACTGCATTTATAAATAATTTTTCTTGGATAATCGCTTGATAATTCGCATGTTTTTCAATCGGAAAAGCTGGGCTAGACGTTAGTAATTCTTTTAGGTCGTCATTCAGTTCTCCTTGGAAAATGCTATATTTTGTTCGGCCGTGTCCGCGCCAAATAACGGTCGTATCATCCTCGCGACCTGCCCCGTGCTCACTAATGCCTAATAAAATCGTGCGTGTTGTCCCAAGCTCACTTAAGCGTTCTAGATGTCCTGCACCATTTTGAATGAATAAAATCGGGATTTTTGTCGGTAGTTTTTGAAGTATTGGTATTATTTCATTTAAGGAATACTGCTTTACGGCGATAATTAGTAACTGTTGTTTAGTTAACTGTTCTTCTTCGGTAATCTGTGCTGCATGAATATGTATATTTTTTGTTGTTTCATTGTCTATTAATGAAATTCCTTTTTGATTTAATAAATCCGCTTGTTCTTTTCGATGTGTAAAAAGGGTGAGCTTAGATTTATCAGCGAAATTAGCTGCGTATAACAGTCCCATTGCTCCCGCGCCAATAATCCCAACATTTATTTGGTTTACCATTGATTTTCAGCTCCATATTGGTTGATGCTTTTATTTTATCAGAAGTGGCGAGTCTTTGCACTTTTGCGCGCAAACAAAAACCTCGAAAGACCCATGGCGTCTTTCGAGGTTCGTCTTCAACAAGTGAAACGTCACTTGTTTTTAACAATATTAGCTGTTTGCTACATCTTTGCCATCATATTGTCCACATTCTGGACATACGTGATGGGAAAGTCTGTATTCGCCGCAATTCGAGCATTCGTTCATGCCCGGAAGTTGAAGTTTAACGTGTGTACGACGCTTACGCTTTTTGGCTTTTGAAGTTCTTCTAAAAGGTACTGCCATTTCCTTACACCTCCTTGACGATAACTAAGTACTTGTATCGTTAATCTAAGAAAAATAAATTCCTTAATATATTCCAGCTTCACGGGGAAGTTTAGTCTTCTTTTTTCTCATCGAAAAAATCGGCTAATCCCGCAAGACGAGGATCCACTTTTGGTTCTTTTGCTATTTGTTCTAGTAGGTTACCTTCTTCTGTTTTCATTTCCCATTCTTTGCCTCGTGGAAGCTTACTCATTTCGAGTGCGTCTTCACTGAAAACTTGCATCGGAATTTCAACTAGTAAAAGTTCTTCTACTACAGGGGTTAAATCGACCATATCCTGTTCCATCACATGCCAAGATTCATCTAGAACTTGTTCTTTGGATTTCACAAAGGTTTCCGTCGCATGCACTTCATAAGGATAAATAACATCCTCAAGTGTACGAGCACATGGAAGTGTCCACTCGCCTTTCATTGTAAGGTTAGCGGTAACTTCTTCTGGGTGTACAATTAGTTCCCCAGTTACTTGTACGGGGCTTGCATCGCGAACGTCTATATTGTTCTCTTGAAAGAACTTTTTTAGGTCAGCTTTTTCATTAATCGTGAAGTTGCTGTCACGATATTTTTTCAATTGACTGATAGACCATTTCATCCTACATCACTCCAAGCGCAACACAAAATATTATAGCTTTTTTAAAGGCTTTTGTCAATGGTTTTTCAGGGACCGAAACTAGCGGCTGAATTTTATGCTAAAATAGATTATCTAAAGGAGGGAACCGAAATGAAAGCAACTGGAATTGTGGTCGAATATAACCCTTTTCATAATGGCCACCAGTTACATTTAAATAAGGCACGTGAACTTACAAAAAGCGATGTGGTAATTGCGGTAATGAGTGGTTCTTTTGTACAGCGCGGCGAGCCAGCAATTATACCTAAATGGGAACGAACAAAAATGGCCCTTGCAGCTGGCGTCGATATGGTTATCGAGCTCCCTGTTTCGTTTGCGACACAACATGCGACTATTTTTGCGGAAGAGTCTATTCGACTATTAAATACGCTTCATATAGATACACTTTTTTTCGGAAGTGAGCACGGGGTTAGTGAAGATTTTTCTGCCGCTGCTAAAACCGTTGTTGAAAACGAAGCTGCTTTTAATGAAGCCATTCAGCTTGCTTTAGGCGATAAGAAAACATCGTATGCGAGAGCTTATACAGAAGCTTTTACACGTTTATTTGGAAAAGAACTACTGGATCTCACTAAGCCTAATAACATTCTCGGTTTCCACTACGCACTCGCTATTCAAAAACAAAATCCTTCGATTGCACTTCAAACGATGCCGCGTGAACATTCGGGCTATCACGATGCGGAAGCAAGCCATGATTATATTGCTAGTGCAACCGCGATTCGAAAGTTACTCCTTGCTGGGAATTTAGAAGAAGCTAGTCGCTACCTTCCCGATTCCTCTATAGAAGTTTTAAATAATTATCGCGGACCATTTTTATCGTTTGAAGATTATTGGCCGCTTCTAAAGTTTCGTTTAATCCAAGCTAGTTCGGATGAGCTTGAAGGGATTCGCGGGGTTAGTGAAGGAATTCAAAATCGAATGCAACTTGCGGCAAAAAAAGCGCATAGTTTTTCAGATTTTATTGAAATAATGAAAACAAAACGTTACAGCAACGCACGATTACAACGAACGGCGTTACAAATTTTATTAAATGCCCAAAATACGCCTCCAGCAGAGCCCTATATCCGAGTTCTTGGAATGAGTAAAACTGGTCAAAAATATTTATCGCTCCATAAAAAAAATATTTCGCTGCCTATTGTTACGACTGTTTCTAAAGCAGAACCAAGTCTTTTAAAAGAAGATTTACGGGCGACAGACATTTATACGCTAATAAATGGATTAGAAGATTATCAAGCGGGCGACTTTCATACTCCACCAATTCTAACCTTGTAAAACTTTACAAGGTTTTTGGTTGACTTTCATCGTTCTATTTTGCTAAGATGTTTGTCCGACTCAAAAAACAGGAGGTATGTGTATGGTACAAGAATATATTCGATTAAGAGGAGCTCGTGAAAACAATCTCCAAAATATTTCCCTAGATATACCGAAACGAAAAATCACTATTTTTACAGGAGTATCTGGCTCTGGAAA
Proteins encoded:
- a CDS encoding penicillin-binding protein, producing the protein MKRRIGNMRRGALVLFIFFTILFLLVSGRFLYLQITGEANGVPLAAKASKQHLKSSVLEAKRGSILDRKGEVLAEDTASYTIAAVVSEKLSKTTKNPMRVVDEEKTARILAKYIPMDESDILDKLNEKGKYQVEFGSAGKNISTETKAKIDKENLPGIEFTRQSERFYPNGTFATQLIGFAQQEEEKNTTKLEGKMGIESSYNDILTGKNGKIDYSTDRMGYILPDSKNKVTEAKDGKDITLTLDKKIQTFLEDTMTTVDAKYKPKNMMAVVADPKTGEILAISQRPSFNPADRSTITGNSSSIWQDLPVEYAYEPGSVMKIISLASAIDKNVYNPNEYYQSGSYKVGDIAIHDHNNGNGWGSIPYREGVERSSNVAFAKLLNKMGTDTFKTYLDKFGFGKKTGIALPNETKGKILYNYPIEKVTTVFGQGTTVSMMQMIQAASAIASDGTMKEPYVVSSVKDTNTGEETETKTKIAGKPISAETAKKTRDELKNVISGRNGTGKLYAIPGYDVAGKTGTSQIPDSKTGKYMTGAENYIFSFLGMAPADNPELVIYVTMQQPQLSGSQTGGEAVSEVFNPVMKNSLQYMNIKPGDVEKLASEKVPVVAEKTVDEAKKAVQDKGLEPVVVGNGKKIVQQLPLANSEIMQGQKVILMTDGDMTAPDMVNWSKVDALKVSEITGIPFEFSGNGYVKSQSVSAGSVINSETKMEITLASPEQIGDFNQNHDQDTAEQNKKATDIRENAGIGDLLNE
- the ftsL gene encoding cell division protein FtsL → MSNVAYKSNLEPNRVHREAEQPKKQILKRGQMTLGEKVIITIALAIVLVVAFRIISVQAQIYTVNQEIQTKETKILEQQKSNEDLKVEVKDLGRYERILKIAKEKGLKLDGDNVKVVDGQ
- the rsmH gene encoding 16S rRNA (cytosine(1402)-N(4))-methyltransferase RsmH yields the protein MFKHETVLLHETVDMLEVKPDGIYVDATLGGAGHSEYLLNKLNEQGHLFAFDQDQTAIDNAKIKLAEYSDRVTFIKSNFRYMKEALNERGIEAVDGILYDLGVSSPQLDERERGFSYHQDAALDMRMDQEQELTAKKVVNEWSYQDLIRIFFQYGEEKFSKQIAREIERRREVKPIETTGELVDIIKTAIPAPARRKGGHPGKRTFQAIRIAVNDELGAVEDSLENALTLLKPGGRISVITFHSLEDRITKHLFQEATKGPDLPPGLPVIPDEYKPDFKLATRKPIVPSEEELEQNNRARSAKLRVIEKIIK
- the mraZ gene encoding division/cell wall cluster transcriptional repressor MraZ, which codes for MFMGEYQHNIDIKGRLIVPAKFRELLGDNFVITRGLDKCLFAYPQEEWKKLEEKLQTLPLTKKDARSFTRFFFSGASECELDKQGRINIPSNLLQYADLEKETVIIGVSSRIEIWSKSEWDNVFNEAEESFADLAENMIGFDI
- a CDS encoding MDR family MFS transporter, encoding MFKELHPNIRARILIQFLSKIIGSMIFPFMAIYFSMEINSKVAGILLMINVLAQFLAGMYGGHLADIIGRKKLMVAGELLKVFAFLGMVLCNSPIFHSPWITFVMLLLIGVAQGLINPAGEAMLIDVSTPENRSFMYSVSYWANNLSMMIGIIVGGWFFVDYLFPLLVALFIMSFVTAWLTISLISETLKQKAVLKKGSYGLVGMLKNYGQVLHDYRFLLYTLGGIAVMSIEFQRSNYISVRLAEDFQALLVHFGPLGNITLNGVQIVSVLTAVNTLFIVLFTVPVARFVTKRAQQPIMYVGFTLFAIGFAVCAFANNLAVLLLATAVLSIGELLYVPTRQTILAAIVDDDRRGAYMAFNGIIFQIGKMIGSVSLVFAPFIGKYGMATFTILLGVLSIIFSAAALKSGWKKVLAK
- a CDS encoding SgrR family transcriptional regulator; this translates as MDKDYFTMRAHLYEQTTDLEVPFKLNNLADIWFCTTKNAKRKLQQYQSKDMLTYLPGLGRGNVSRLIFPKQLEDEVLEVLEQSLAKDAFSDILFLLQLPIPKSWFSSISTEIQHMFGLQVTENQQEILRSIVRRKLTTLDPLQTSVSMEAFLITQISDTLIKYDEQKKTIIPHIAHNWKVSDDYTEWTFYLRKSVLFHHGRMLDSEDVKHTLLRSKETNSVSAWQLKSIKAIQCGNKFTITIYLNKPDPFFIRYLCTANMAILPRDVVFNEYKWISTGPFRIVERNDERLVLEAFDAYFLERPLLDRVEFWTAQTGDTLTNIPMQFTSVDYEENKAYVERRKLGVGVNFICFNTHRQGVPQHPAFREAIYQLIDCQIASEQGFENYGTIASNYFPEKSIAPIKNPDKIADLLKEANYQGEKVIFATTQHPTALKESKWIRDRAAQFGITLEQKIITHHEASYSNVPKEETDLMMMGEIPASDNEMAYLDFLNNPYLLPQQLLNPSILLELSKKLDAMKLEKSASKRDALQTNIDRYLTENNYLIYLHHPEKSQSLHSMIKGIAENPYGYFDLSKVWIETKPLKKVKSNYK
- a CDS encoding DUF3397 domain-containing protein; the protein is MFDWLTNSTAIIIILPVVVFVLTLFLARFKFRKPQRRIMLAADLSTIFLIIAVHFFMIVIFNRSFLLYILLFLFILGIVIVVLAAKKEGEIQFRKILRGYWRLCFFIFALLYVVFYLYGIIYSLILLF
- a CDS encoding 2-dehydropantoate 2-reductase, yielding MVNQINVGIIGAGAMGLLYAANFADKSKLTLFTHRKEQADLLNQKGISLIDNETTKNIHIHAAQITEEEQLTKQQLLIIAVKQYSLNEIIPILQKLPTKIPILFIQNGAGHLERLSELGTTRTILLGISEHGAGREDDTTVIWRGHGRTKYSIFQGELNDDLKELLTSSPAFPIEKHANYQAIIQEKLFINAVINPLTAVLGVQNGKLLENQEWHRLLIRVVNEVETVLPIENALEKVETICRTTALNFSSMALDCMNERMTEIDGIVLPILEKGDQTETSLPTLRTLYQIIKGLEGERHV
- the rpmF gene encoding 50S ribosomal protein L32, which encodes MAVPFRRTSKAKKRKRRTHVKLQLPGMNECSNCGEYRLSHHVCPECGQYDGKDVANS
- a CDS encoding YceD family protein, giving the protein MKWSISQLKKYRDSNFTINEKADLKKFFQENNIDVRDASPVQVTGELIVHPEEVTANLTMKGEWTLPCARTLEDVIYPYEVHATETFVKSKEQVLDESWHVMEQDMVDLTPVVEELLLVEIPMQVFSEDALEMSKLPRGKEWEMKTEEGNLLEQIAKEPKVDPRLAGLADFFDEKKED
- a CDS encoding nucleotidyltransferase, translated to MKATGIVVEYNPFHNGHQLHLNKARELTKSDVVIAVMSGSFVQRGEPAIIPKWERTKMALAAGVDMVIELPVSFATQHATIFAEESIRLLNTLHIDTLFFGSEHGVSEDFSAAAKTVVENEAAFNEAIQLALGDKKTSYARAYTEAFTRLFGKELLDLTKPNNILGFHYALAIQKQNPSIALQTMPREHSGYHDAEASHDYIASATAIRKLLLAGNLEEASRYLPDSSIEVLNNYRGPFLSFEDYWPLLKFRLIQASSDELEGIRGVSEGIQNRMQLAAKKAHSFSDFIEIMKTKRYSNARLQRTALQILLNAQNTPPAEPYIRVLGMSKTGQKYLSLHKKNISLPIVTTVSKAEPSLLKEDLRATDIYTLINGLEDYQAGDFHTPPILTL